GCTGTCCTCGAGGGTCACGTCCGTCTCCCTCCTCCCGAAACCCGGCAGGTCTCGGTTGGAGTATTCGGAGGCTGGGCTGTGACCCTCTTGCTGTCACGGGAGGTAGCCCTCCAAGTGTCAACACTACATCCAAACAGTACAGCCTAGGCGACGTCCATGTATAGGTACTTGTGTGCGCCTAGACCATGCTGACGAAGGTGGCGGACTTCTGCGACTCCGAGATCGAGAACACCGTGGCCAGCCTGACCTCGATCCTCGAGCCCATCCTGATCGTGGGCATGGGCGTCGTGATCGGGGCGATGCTAATCTCGCTGTATCTGCCGATCTTCAACCTGGCGCTCTCCGTCAAGTGAGCGGGGAGCGCAAGGGCGGGCCGCTAGCATCCCCTCGGGTTGTTCCTCCAACGCGGCCCGGGGATTGGTCTACCGGTATTACCGGTCAACCTATTCTTACTATACGGTTTGGCGGCGATTCAAGATGAAGGTTGCCCCCGGCGCCGGAACTTTCAACGACCCGGGGGTGATTTTCGCTCTCAGAAGCGGCTGGATTCCCGAGGGGCTTCCGATCGGAAGGTGTTCGGGAATCTATCGTGGAAACTCCAGAACACCTTTTCGCAAAGTGTGAATACCTTGGAAGGAGATGAGAGAGTCAAGCGATCAGATTCCAATCTCAAGAATGGTGTCTGCTTGCATCGGTTGTCGGTACGAGGCCGGTTCCTCAATCTTCTGTCGTCCAAGTGCGGTTTCAGAGCTTGGCATAATGAAGGGGAGGGAGTGATGAGAGGTCGCTTAGTGATCACGGTGGTCCTGATGTTGATTCTCGGCGTTGGCACCTCGTACGTGGGTGCACAGGCCAAGACGACGATCACGCTTTGGTATCCGGCGGGGGATGTTGCCGCCGGCCCCACGTCCCCGTTTCATGACCCCGCACTTTTTAAGCCTTTCGAAGACGCCAACAACGTTCGGGTCAACCTTGTTGGTCTGGATTACGACACGATGGAGCAAAAGATCTTCGCGGCTGCGGCGGCGAAGAACATTGCGGACATCATTTTTGTTGATCGCTCTTGGGTCTCCGGGTTTCTCAAGGAGGGGATGTTGGAGCAGCTCCCCCCCGCCGTAGCCAAGCGATGGCTTGCGGCCGTTTCCCCCGACGTGGTGGCGCTTTCCGATTTTGGCAATGGGACGATGTATGGCTATCCGCAACTGGGGTATGACGTGTATGCCCTGACGTGGAACAAACAGCAGTTTAAGGAGGCGGGCCTCGACCCGAATCGAGGGCCGCAGACGTGGGACGAACTTCGCGCCGACTGCAAGAAGCTTGCCCGCCGTGACGCCTCCGGCAACCTGACCCGCGTGGGATTCGCCATCCGGCACGTCGGCGAGCCTCACGGCATCGTGGACAAGTTCGCCTGGGCGCTGTGGGGCGCCGGCGGTGATCTGATCAACGATCAGAATGCGCTGCGCGGCGGCCACGTCATGTTCGACAACGCGAGCGGTCGGTCCGCGCTGCAGCTCGTGCTCAACATGCTGAATGTTGACAAATGCACCAGCCTGAACTTCCCGGACCCGCGCGCCGCGTTCCTCAAGGGGATCGCCTCGATGCAAATCAGCGAAGCCGTCAGTATCCGGGCCCGCCAGCCCAAGGAAGCCCCCGACATGCCGTGGCAGACCGGGTGGGGGATGGAGGTTCCTCCGGTACCCAAGGCGGGCGACAAACCCGTGACGTTGCTGGGCGGCTGGATTTTTACTGTCCCGAAGGCGGCGAAGTCCGATGCGATGGCCTGGAAGGCCATCGCATGGCTCAGCACCGAGGCCAACGATTACTCGGTTGCGGCGAAGTTCGGAATGACCCCGCGGTACAAGAGCAACTGGGCCAAAGAGCCGTTCAAGTCCGACAGCTACGATCAGGCGTTGCTCAAGATCGCGAAATACGGTCGCCGGTACCCACTGAACCTCGGGCTCGATGGCGTGATGGAGGCGTTGGGTGCGTCGATCCAGAAAGCGTGGCACGGCGAGGCGACCGTCGACCAGGCGCTGACGGAAGCTGCGCAGGCAGGGAACAAGGCGATAACGGACGCCGCGAAGTAGCACGGCGGGGGAGGGCGTACCGCGTGACGTGATGGACGCGGTACGCCCCTTCCTCGGTTCAGTCTAAGCATGCCGAGCGTCGCGTACGCTCTGCGTCGGATCTACCGTCGCCACTACCTGCACGCATACGCATTTATCGCTCCGGTCGTCATCCTGTTTGGGTTGTTTCGCGTCTGGCCGTCCCTCGAGACTTTGTACTTCAGCGTCTTCAACGTGGAGCTCCTCAAGCAGCAGCTCACGTTCATAGGGCTGAGCAACTTCCGCGACATGCTGCAGGACCCCGTCTTCCGCCAGGCGCTCGTGAACACGCTGATCTACGCCGCGGTCATCGTGCCGGTCTCGACGGTGCTGGCGTTGCTGCTGGCGGTGGTGTTCACTGAGGAGTTCGGCCTAAAGGATCTTTTCAAGGCGGTGTACTTTTCCCCAACGGTGACCAGCACAACCGCCGCCGCCGTCGTCTGGTGGTGGATGTACAATCCGCAGTTCGGACTCTTCAACGTGATCCTAAAGCTGTTGCATCTCCCTCCCCAACCGTGGCTGATGTCCAGCCACATGGCGCTGTCCGCCGTCATCATTTTCAGTGTGTGGAAGACGCTCGGCTACAATATGGTGATTTACATCGCGGGTTTGCAGGCCGTCCCGACGATGTTTCATGAGGCGGCGACCCTCGACGGGGCGTCACCGTTCCGGCGGTTTCTGTCGATTACGGTGCCGCTCCTTGCGCCTACCACGATCTTCATCGTGATCTACAACATGATCTTCGCGCTGCAGGCGTTCGACCAGGTCTTCGTCCTGACGAGCGGCGGGCCGGCGAACAGCACCAATGTGGTCGTCTTGGAACTCTACCATCAGGCGTTCCGCCGATACCGCTTCGGGTACGCGTCCGCGGAGGCGACGGTGCTCTTCGTGATCATCTTGGTCGTGACGGTCTTCCAGTACATCTACAGCCGGCGGTACGAGGTGGCGTATTGATCCCCGCGAATCCCGGACGGGAGGGGTAAAGACGGGAAAGGTGATCCGCCGGTCCCTTGTGTACGCGCTGCTGACACTCGGCGGGGTGGTGATGGTGCTTCCGTTCTACTGGATGCTCGTCACTGCCGTGAGCCCGGCCTCGGATATCATCGCCTTCCCGCCGCGGTGGTTCCCTTCGCACATCACGTTCGAGCATTTCGCCGACGCCTGGGCCAGGGCGCCCTGGCTCGTTTACTATCAGAACAGCCTGATCGTCGCGGTCATCTCCGTCGGTTTGTCGATGCTCTTTGGGTTATTCGCCGCATACGCGTTCGCGGTCTACCGATTCCCTCTTCAAACGCCGCTGTTCCTCCTCATCTTGGGGACGCTGATGGTGCCCGTCCAAGTGAGCAGCGTCGCGCTCTACGTGCTGCTCGCCCGGATCGGGTGGGTGGACACCTACGCCGGCATTCTCGCACCGAATTTTGCCAGCGCGTTTGGGGTGTTTCTGATTCGTCAGGCGATCGGCACGATCCCGATGGATCTGATCGAAGCCGCACGCATCGACGGTGCGGGCGAGGTGGGCATCGTCCTGAGGATCGTCGCCCCATCGATCAAGACGATGCTGGTCGTTGTGGCGTTGATCTTGTTCCTCGGCAGCTGGAACGACTTCCTCTGGCCGACGATTGTTATCAACTCCGAGGGGCTGCGCACGCTTCCGGTCGGCATTGCCCTCTTCAAGGATCCTTACGGCATCGACTACGGCCCCCTGATGGCTGGAGCGGTGATCGCGACGGCGCCGATGCTCATCGCCTATGCCGCGTCTCAGCGGTTCATGATCCGGGGTGTGACGCTCACCGGCCTCAAATAGGACAGCTGGCTCAAGCCGGCGTTCCGCACGACCACTTCGAGGCGATCGGAGCGGGGGCTAAGGGTTTTCGATCACGCACACAGATGCAGACTGCCTACATTGATCCAGGTTGCCCCCGTCGGCGATTGATGGGGTCGTACGCCCCGGACACGTTGCCGTCGGTGCAAGGCCCCGGGAGCATCCGTGCAGTTGTCTGCGGTCTCGGCGGAGGCTACTCGCGCAGCTTCGCCGAGACGGATAGCGGTAACGGGGTGTCCACCTGCGGGGAGCGGAGCTGAGCCAGCATGCCGCCGTCGACATAGAGGATTTGGCCGCTGATATAGCTCGCGTCGTCGGAGGCGAGAAACGCCACTGCTCCGGCAATATCCGCGGGGTAGCCAACCCGTCCCAGCGGCACCACCCGCCCCCGCTTCGCCTTTGCCTCCTCGCCGAGCGGTTCGTACTCCTCCGTGTGGATCGCGCCGGGCCCCACGGCGTTGACCCGAATTCGAAAGGGCGCGAGGTCGACCGCCATCGCTCGGGTCAGCGCTTCGAGGCCACCCTTGCTGGCGTCGTAGGCCCCCTGCATCCGATGCGCGCGGGCGGCCGCGAACGAGCTGATGGAGATGATGCTCCCGGGGCGGCGATGGTCAACCATGAACTCTGCCACCCGGTGGGAACAGAGGTAGACGCTCTTCAAGTTCGTGCGGATGACGGTGTCCCAGTGAGTCTCATCCATCTCTAGGAAATGCGCCGACGCCGTTGCCCACGCCGCGTTGTTCACGAGGATGTCCACCCCGCCGAAGGCGCGTACCGTCTCGTCGAACAACCGGTCCACGTCCCCTTTGTACCCGACGTCCGCAGCGATCGCCACGGCCTCCCCTCCCGTGGCGCGGATGGACTTCGCTACCGGCTCGATCGTCTCCG
The sequence above is drawn from the bacterium genome and encodes:
- a CDS encoding type II secretion system F family protein, with protein sequence MLTKVADFCDSEIENTVASLTSILEPILIVGMGVVIGAMLISLYLPIFNLALSVK
- a CDS encoding extracellular solute-binding protein → MITVVLMLILGVGTSYVGAQAKTTITLWYPAGDVAAGPTSPFHDPALFKPFEDANNVRVNLVGLDYDTMEQKIFAAAAAKNIADIIFVDRSWVSGFLKEGMLEQLPPAVAKRWLAAVSPDVVALSDFGNGTMYGYPQLGYDVYALTWNKQQFKEAGLDPNRGPQTWDELRADCKKLARRDASGNLTRVGFAIRHVGEPHGIVDKFAWALWGAGGDLINDQNALRGGHVMFDNASGRSALQLVLNMLNVDKCTSLNFPDPRAAFLKGIASMQISEAVSIRARQPKEAPDMPWQTGWGMEVPPVPKAGDKPVTLLGGWIFTVPKAAKSDAMAWKAIAWLSTEANDYSVAAKFGMTPRYKSNWAKEPFKSDSYDQALLKIAKYGRRYPLNLGLDGVMEALGASIQKAWHGEATVDQALTEAAQAGNKAITDAAK
- a CDS encoding sugar ABC transporter permease, which encodes MPSVAYALRRIYRRHYLHAYAFIAPVVILFGLFRVWPSLETLYFSVFNVELLKQQLTFIGLSNFRDMLQDPVFRQALVNTLIYAAVIVPVSTVLALLLAVVFTEEFGLKDLFKAVYFSPTVTSTTAAAVVWWWMYNPQFGLFNVILKLLHLPPQPWLMSSHMALSAVIIFSVWKTLGYNMVIYIAGLQAVPTMFHEAATLDGASPFRRFLSITVPLLAPTTIFIVIYNMIFALQAFDQVFVLTSGGPANSTNVVVLELYHQAFRRYRFGYASAEATVLFVIILVVTVFQYIYSRRYEVAY
- a CDS encoding carbohydrate ABC transporter permease produces the protein MIRRSLVYALLTLGGVVMVLPFYWMLVTAVSPASDIIAFPPRWFPSHITFEHFADAWARAPWLVYYQNSLIVAVISVGLSMLFGLFAAYAFAVYRFPLQTPLFLLILGTLMVPVQVSSVALYVLLARIGWVDTYAGILAPNFASAFGVFLIRQAIGTIPMDLIEAARIDGAGEVGIVLRIVAPSIKTMLVVVALILFLGSWNDFLWPTIVINSEGLRTLPVGIALFKDPYGIDYGPLMAGAVIATAPMLIAYAASQRFMIRGVTLTGLK
- a CDS encoding 3-oxoacyl-ACP reductase family protein, encoding MTLRDRVAIVTGSSRGIGRGIAERLAAEGARIVVNGRRPETIEPVAKSIRATGGEAVAIAADVGYKGDVDRLFDETVRAFGGVDILVNNAAWATASAHFLEMDETHWDTVIRTNLKSVYLCSHRVAEFMVDHRRPGSIISISSFAAARAHRMQGAYDASKGGLEALTRAMAVDLAPFRIRVNAVGPGAIHTEEYEPLGEEAKAKRGRVVPLGRVGYPADIAGAVAFLASDDASYISGQILYVDGGMLAQLRSPQVDTPLPLSVSAKLRE